The Chitinophagales bacterium genome has a segment encoding these proteins:
- the dcm gene encoding DNA (cytosine-5-)-methyltransferase codes for MVVTFGEYIKQRRTELGFPLRKVASHLDIDTSTLGKVEREERSLSTELLPILAKVLETDRKELYNYYYSSRLIQELKDYKNYKDVLIIVNNQLDQHILKQGRFLFQEPWTEKNFAHPNKTIKLATLFSGIGAIEFALRRLNLKTEIIFASDIDKHAKESYFANYDIDDTRWYNNVKDINGKKYKNKIDLLVGGSPCQSFSMVGKRKGLNDTRGTLFYEFARIVKESQPNVFIFENVKGLINHDKGNTFDTIKATFDELGYKYFYQVLNAKDYGIPQHRERIFVIGFKDKSISFEFPEPIELEYKMQDFLEDYIDSKYYLKEKGVKFVTSSKNRQKRYTQINGQIALCQKANQQFNWHGDFIFENIIQQEFDEFIFDVNQVEEKYYLSDKIKKYVLSEGTKNFKTKIKTDLNIARPLLQSMHKMHRAGVDNYVTHDKGRIRKLTPKECLRLMGFRDDFKQVVSDTQMYRQAGNSIVVDVLIAVIKQLDITKFTY; via the coding sequence ATGGTTGTAACTTTTGGTGAATATATAAAACAAAGAAGAACTGAATTAGGATTTCCTCTTCGTAAAGTAGCATCACATTTAGATATTGATACATCTACATTGGGAAAAGTTGAAAGAGAAGAAAGAAGTCTATCTACAGAATTATTACCTATCTTAGCAAAGGTATTAGAAACTGATAGAAAAGAATTATATAACTACTATTATTCTTCTAGATTAATACAAGAACTAAAGGATTATAAGAACTATAAAGATGTATTAATTATTGTAAATAATCAATTAGATCAACATATATTAAAACAAGGTCGTTTTCTTTTTCAAGAACCATGGACTGAGAAGAATTTTGCTCATCCAAATAAAACTATTAAACTAGCTACACTATTTTCTGGAATAGGTGCAATTGAATTTGCTTTAAGAAGGTTAAACCTAAAGACTGAAATCATTTTTGCTTCTGATATTGACAAACATGCAAAAGAAAGTTATTTTGCAAATTACGATATAGATGATACTCGGTGGTATAATAATGTAAAAGATATTAATGGAAAAAAATACAAAAATAAAATAGATTTACTTGTAGGTGGAAGTCCATGTCAATCTTTTTCCATGGTAGGCAAACGAAAAGGATTAAATGATACAAGAGGTACGCTATTTTATGAATTTGCACGAATTGTAAAAGAAAGTCAACCTAATGTTTTTATTTTTGAGAATGTAAAAGGGCTTATCAATCACGACAAGGGGAATACTTTTGATACAATAAAAGCAACTTTTGATGAATTAGGTTATAAATACTTCTATCAAGTACTCAATGCTAAAGATTATGGAATTCCTCAACACCGAGAAAGAATATTTGTAATTGGTTTTAAAGATAAATCAATAAGCTTTGAGTTTCCTGAACCAATTGAATTAGAATATAAAATGCAAGATTTTTTAGAAGACTACATAGATAGTAAATATTATTTAAAAGAAAAAGGTGTAAAGTTTGTAACTAGCTCTAAAAATAGGCAAAAAAGATATACTCAAATTAACGGACAAATAGCTCTATGTCAAAAAGCTAATCAGCAATTTAACTGGCATGGGGATTTTATTTTTGAAAATATAATTCAACAAGAATTTGATGAATTTATATTTGATGTCAACCAAGTTGAAGAAAAATATTATTTATCAGACAAGATTAAAAAATATGTACTTTCTGAAGGTACTAAAAACTTCAAAACAAAAATAAAAACAGATTTAAACATAGCTCGTCCTTTACTTCAATCTATGCATAAAATGCATAGAGCTGGAGTAGATAATTATGTTACTCATGATAAAGGCAGAATTCGTAAATTAACACCTAAAGAATGTTTACGACTAATGGGATTTAGAGATGATTTTAAACAAGTCGTTAGTGATACGCAAATGTATAGACAAGCAGGAAACAGTATTGTAGTTGATGTTCTTATTGCTGTTATAAAACAATTAGATATAACTAAATTTACATACTAA
- a CDS encoding HNH endonuclease: MNNFQKIKIDTNEFYIIDSIQNLRAEDSFIYRKNKLSIYKGNGESRKYVGSYIGSSGDRLCDFFEYNNWGQGRKNEERVYTLIQNKCFFSKTNLLKYMYDARIEYQRQEQVYKFNISEFYSKRLEIVNKLKTEKIFFSIYDVSDFIDNKLNRAYIRSDAKIWDIWRKLVLPKISYLSILKLIPVESKGENLQPLYYFRILLDYQFRSIVHPKLTISTNEILIEEKHKRITKKTPSREGQQQYRKKVIEHMPQCPFTKISDDRLLIASHIKPYKTCINEDKVHEAIDHLNGLALSPTYDRLFDQGYITFTDKGELICGTQLTAYTWERLNINPNAKNIMRIYPEEREKYLEYHRQNVFQDNINELL, from the coding sequence ATGAATAATTTTCAAAAAATCAAAATAGACACAAATGAATTTTATATTATTGACTCTATCCAAAACCTAAGAGCAGAAGATAGTTTTATTTATCGTAAGAATAAACTTTCAATCTATAAGGGCAATGGAGAATCACGGAAATATGTAGGTAGTTATATTGGCTCAAGCGGAGATAGACTATGTGATTTCTTTGAATATAATAATTGGGGGCAAGGAAGAAAAAATGAAGAACGAGTATATACGCTAATTCAAAACAAATGTTTCTTTAGTAAAACTAATTTATTAAAATATATGTACGATGCTCGAATTGAGTATCAAAGACAAGAACAAGTTTACAAATTTAATATTTCAGAATTTTACAGTAAGCGATTAGAAATAGTAAATAAACTCAAAACTGAAAAAATATTCTTTTCTATTTATGATGTATCTGATTTTATTGATAACAAATTAAATAGAGCTTATATTCGTTCAGATGCTAAAATTTGGGATATTTGGAGAAAGCTTGTTTTACCAAAAATTAGTTATCTTTCAATATTAAAACTAATTCCTGTTGAAAGTAAAGGAGAAAACTTACAACCTCTCTATTACTTTAGAATTTTGCTTGATTATCAGTTTAGATCCATTGTTCACCCTAAACTTACTATTTCAACAAATGAAATTTTAATTGAAGAGAAACACAAACGTATTACAAAGAAAACACCTTCAAGAGAAGGACAACAACAATATCGAAAAAAAGTAATTGAACACATGCCACAGTGTCCATTTACAAAAATTTCAGACGATAGATTATTAATAGCAAGTCATATTAAACCATATAAAACCTGTATCAATGAAGACAAAGTTCACGAAGCAATAGATCATTTAAATGGACTAGCTCTTTCTCCAACTTATGATAGACTTTTTGACCAAGGATATATAACTTTCACAGACAAGGGAGAATTAATTTGCGGAACTCAACTTACAGCATACACTTGGGAAAGATTAAATATAAATCCCAATGCAAAAAATATAATGAGAATTTATCCTGAAGAAAGAGAAAAATATTTAGAGTATCATAGACAAAATGTATTTCAAGATAATATAAATGAATTATTATAA
- a CDS encoding RES family NAD+ phosphorylase produces the protein MIVYNIRKAKYANSLQASGVANRWNKDDEFIIYTGSSVALSTLELVAHRNNINLITGYKLLFIDLNIKKSDIVEINIRQLPKNWKSIECYPKLQIIGSKWYQSQQSLVLKVPSALVHWENNYLINTKHPSFSKKVSVQLVEDFPWDDRLL, from the coding sequence GTGATAGTTTATAATATAAGAAAAGCTAAATATGCCAATTCGTTACAAGCATCTGGTGTTGCAAACCGATGGAATAAAGACGACGAATTTATTATATACACAGGCAGTTCTGTTGCACTATCTACTTTAGAATTAGTAGCACATAGAAATAATATTAATCTCATTACTGGTTACAAATTACTGTTTATTGATTTGAATATTAAAAAATCAGATATTGTAGAAATAAACATTAGACAATTGCCTAAAAATTGGAAATCGATAGAGTGTTATCCCAAATTACAAATCATTGGTTCTAAATGGTATCAATCACAACAGTCGTTAGTGTTAAAAGTGCCATCTGCTTTAGTTCATTGGGAAAATAATTATCTCATCAATACCAAGCATCCAAGTTTTTCCAAAAAAGTAAGCGTACAATTAGTAGAAGATTTTCCTTGGGATGATAGATTGCTGTGA
- a CDS encoding DUF2384 domain-containing protein, producing MTVQLNTKQRKIIEAIPPVSDFSNIYIYSIKSKLDPEYIALLDNIIGLNDDVLSKWLNITTRTLRNYKNKENLVLKENIKEHIILILSLYKHGVALFDTVDNFEIWLSKKNVFLDDKAPTDFLETISGIKLIDNRLTAMEFGENV from the coding sequence ATGACCGTTCAATTAAATACCAAACAAAGAAAAATAATTGAAGCAATTCCTCCAGTCAGTGATTTCTCTAATATTTATATATATTCTATAAAATCTAAATTAGATCCTGAATATATTGCTTTGCTAGATAACATTATAGGTTTAAATGATGATGTTTTGTCTAAGTGGTTAAACATTACTACAAGAACTTTAAGAAACTATAAAAACAAAGAAAATTTAGTACTCAAAGAAAATATAAAAGAACATATTATATTAATTTTATCTTTATATAAACATGGTGTAGCACTTTTTGATACCGTAGATAATTTTGAGATATGGTTGTCTAAAAAAAATGTTTTTCTAGATGACAAAGCACCAACAGATTTTTTAGAAACTATTTCTGGTATAAAATTAATTGACAATCGGCTTACAGCAATGGAGTTTGGCGAAAATGTGTAG
- a CDS encoding cation:proton antiporter, with protein sequence MPNIILSSTIHLPDLITDLALILITASIAVLIFKRLKQPLVLGYLVAGFLAGKNFDFFPTVVKTTDVSVWAEIGVIFLLFSLGLEFSFKKLAKVGNTASITAITQIIAMLFIGYNVGQLMQWSAMNSIFLGVILSISSTTIILKAFDELGVKSQKFAGNVIGSLIVQDLMAILLMVLLSTIAVSSQFSGGELLFAILKLFFFLTLWFIVGIFFIPPFLQKAKNIMTDEMLLIVSIAMCLFMVVFAANVGFSPGLGAFVMGSILAETTQSEHIEKLIKPVKDLFGAIFFVSVGMLINLDTLVHHFVPVIILTFVTIFGQSISSTIGSLISGQPLKQSIQTGMSLSQIGEFSFIIATLGSSLKVTEDFLYPIVVAVSAITTFTTPYMIKYATPFALLVERKLPRSWTYKIAQYSANMQTLKPTNLWRSYINSYIRYIVINVVISIGIILLSRTLLLPFLERFEYGTYLTAIVTIIILLPFFWAISLRKIKADSISELIKERKYRGALIIMSIVRVLISLSILGFILNNFISPIFGIIMIIISIFIYIIFPKQINEIYHYFENRLLSNFNNEEDEVFTTTDKHHVLRQNINAWDGHIASFIIPENTTILGKTLEELRLREQFGINIAYIKRGDNTIYIPKKTERIYPNDEISIIGTDKQAKKFSEYININNIQQTDNKNIEIVLWKMDLIDDKYINKSIKYSNLREATNGIIVGIERDGNRILNPESNFILQANDVLWIVGDKRKIISIIE encoded by the coding sequence ATGCCAAATATTATTTTATCATCTACCATACATTTACCAGACCTAATTACTGATTTGGCACTAATTTTAATTACTGCAAGTATAGCTGTACTTATTTTTAAACGCTTAAAACAACCTTTGGTTTTAGGTTATTTGGTTGCTGGTTTTTTGGCTGGTAAAAATTTCGACTTCTTTCCTACTGTTGTAAAAACTACCGATGTTTCTGTTTGGGCAGAAATTGGTGTTATTTTTCTTTTGTTTAGTTTAGGTTTAGAATTTAGTTTTAAGAAACTAGCAAAAGTTGGCAATACAGCATCTATAACTGCTATTACTCAAATTATAGCCATGCTTTTTATTGGTTATAATGTAGGACAACTCATGCAATGGTCTGCTATGAACAGCATTTTTTTAGGTGTAATTTTGTCTATCTCTTCTACCACAATTATTTTAAAAGCATTTGACGAATTAGGTGTTAAATCACAAAAATTTGCAGGCAATGTAATCGGTTCGCTTATAGTACAAGATTTAATGGCAATTTTATTAATGGTATTGCTTTCTACCATTGCTGTTAGTAGTCAGTTTTCTGGTGGCGAATTATTATTTGCCATACTTAAATTATTTTTCTTTCTAACACTTTGGTTTATTGTAGGTATATTTTTTATTCCACCATTTCTACAAAAAGCAAAAAACATAATGACCGATGAAATGCTACTCATTGTATCTATTGCCATGTGTTTATTCATGGTAGTTTTTGCTGCTAATGTTGGTTTTTCTCCAGGACTTGGTGCTTTTGTAATGGGTTCTATTTTGGCAGAAACAACACAATCTGAACATATAGAAAAATTAATAAAACCAGTTAAAGATTTATTTGGTGCTATCTTTTTTGTATCGGTTGGTATGCTTATTAATTTAGACACTTTAGTACATCATTTTGTGCCTGTAATTATACTTACTTTTGTAACTATTTTCGGGCAATCTATTAGTTCTACTATTGGCAGTTTAATTTCCGGACAACCATTAAAACAATCAATACAAACAGGAATGAGCTTATCGCAAATTGGTGAGTTTTCTTTTATCATTGCCACATTAGGTAGTTCGTTAAAAGTAACTGAAGATTTCTTATATCCAATTGTAGTAGCTGTTTCGGCAATTACTACATTTACTACACCATATATGATAAAATATGCTACACCATTTGCCTTGTTAGTAGAACGAAAGTTGCCAAGAAGTTGGACTTACAAAATAGCACAGTACAGTGCCAATATGCAAACATTAAAACCTACAAACTTGTGGCGTTCTTACATTAATTCATATATACGATATATTGTAATTAATGTAGTAATTTCAATTGGCATAATATTACTTTCTAGAACATTACTACTACCATTTTTAGAGCGATTTGAATATGGTACTTATCTAACAGCTATTGTTACTATTATTATTTTACTACCATTTTTTTGGGCAATTTCTTTGCGAAAAATAAAAGCAGATAGCATTAGCGAATTAATCAAAGAAAGAAAATACAGAGGTGCATTAATTATTATGTCTATTGTTAGAGTTTTAATTTCGCTATCGATACTTGGATTTATACTCAACAATTTTATATCGCCAATTTTTGGAATTATCATGATTATTATATCAATATTCATATATATTATTTTTCCAAAACAAATCAATGAAATATATCATTATTTTGAAAATAGATTATTAAGTAATTTTAATAATGAAGAAGATGAAGTATTTACTACTACTGATAAGCATCATGTGCTACGACAAAATATTAATGCTTGGGACGGTCATATTGCTTCATTTATTATTCCAGAGAACACTACTATTCTAGGAAAAACACTAGAAGAATTACGACTTAGAGAACAGTTTGGAATTAATATTGCTTATATTAAAAGAGGTGATAACACAATATATATTCCTAAAAAAACAGAACGCATTTATCCTAATGATGAAATTAGTATTATAGGAACAGATAAGCAAGCCAAGAAGTTTAGCGAATACATAAACATTAATAATATACAACAAACAGACAATAAAAATATTGAAATAGTTTTGTGGAAAATGGATTTAATAGATGATAAGTATATTAATAAAAGTATTAAATATTCTAATTTAAGAGAAGCTACCAATGGCATTATTGTTGGTATAGAAAGAGATGGCAATAGAATTTTAAATCCAGAATCGAATTTTATATTACAAGCCAACGATGTACTTTGGATAGTTGGCGACAAACGAAAAATAATTTCTATAATAGAATAG
- a CDS encoding IS1634 family transposase, with the protein MSFLRIEKKSSGTYLRILESYRNDEGKSKHKILHTLGKVEDYKPAQLRAIGIQLFELGGGEVKALLTGDLLELGRYNYGYQYLYQKVLQHYGLQDVFRRIASKNKLQFNFSDAVLLMLLERLQDPCSKHQNYLHQSEYLNLPTVSLHHLYRTLDKLADNQSLIQQQIFQTGRDLFNQKLDVVFYDVTTLYFESEVEQQGKLRQKGFSKDGKIGNTQILFCMLIDTDKNPIGYQIFEGNTYEGHTFEKALIDLKKQYQIEKIIMVADRGMLSKHNIEITKNNGYEFILGERIKSLPKTLQTELTDLASFTKQWIYHDTTGEAIVITYKTVEHDGKTIIVTHSQKRAKKDKQDREDKEATAKILLKNTALITKKASRFYIQQNPKGSYELNEQKLINDAKYDGILAISTNNKTLTATQVLEQYKQLYKIEHTFRTFKAHLEIRPMFHWTDKRIKGHICLCYIAYTLLNYTLQRTNKSGLKLTENTLRTTLNKMQVSLLQHNKEQIYVRSRPTENEIALQRAIGLMPLQPIIPKDKLTL; encoded by the coding sequence ATGTCATTTTTGCGGATAGAGAAAAAATCATCAGGCACGTATTTGCGTATCTTAGAAAGCTATCGAAATGATGAGGGCAAATCAAAGCACAAAATATTACACACACTTGGCAAAGTAGAAGATTATAAACCAGCCCAATTGCGAGCCATCGGTATCCAATTATTTGAGTTAGGTGGTGGCGAAGTAAAGGCATTGCTAACTGGCGATTTGTTAGAATTAGGCAGATACAATTATGGCTATCAATACCTCTACCAAAAAGTATTACAGCATTATGGTTTGCAAGATGTGTTTCGCAGAATAGCCTCAAAAAACAAACTACAATTTAATTTTTCGGATGCTGTTTTGTTGATGCTTTTAGAGCGATTACAAGATCCGTGTAGTAAACATCAAAATTATCTACATCAGTCGGAATATCTTAATTTGCCTACTGTTTCGCTACATCACTTGTATCGAACTTTAGATAAATTAGCCGACAATCAATCGCTCATTCAACAACAAATTTTCCAAACAGGCAGAGATTTATTTAATCAAAAATTGGATGTTGTATTTTATGATGTAACCACTTTGTATTTTGAAAGTGAAGTAGAACAACAAGGCAAACTTAGGCAAAAAGGATTTAGTAAAGATGGCAAAATAGGAAACACACAAATCTTGTTTTGTATGCTCATAGATACTGATAAAAATCCGATTGGTTATCAAATTTTTGAAGGCAATACCTACGAAGGACATACTTTTGAAAAAGCATTAATCGATTTAAAAAAACAATATCAAATAGAAAAAATAATTATGGTAGCAGATAGAGGTATGTTATCGAAACATAACATCGAAATTACCAAAAACAATGGCTACGAATTTATACTTGGCGAACGCATCAAAAGTTTACCTAAAACATTACAAACCGAGCTTACCGATTTAGCTTCTTTTACCAAACAATGGATATACCATGATACAACTGGCGAAGCCATTGTAATTACATATAAAACCGTAGAACACGATGGTAAAACAATCATCGTAACACACAGCCAAAAACGAGCAAAAAAAGACAAACAAGATAGAGAAGACAAAGAAGCTACAGCTAAAATACTATTAAAAAATACAGCTCTAATTACCAAAAAAGCAAGTAGGTTTTATATACAACAAAACCCAAAAGGCAGCTATGAACTGAATGAACAAAAACTAATAAACGATGCAAAGTACGATGGCATTTTGGCTATTAGCACCAACAACAAAACCCTTACAGCAACACAAGTATTAGAACAATACAAACAACTTTATAAAATAGAACACACCTTTAGAACCTTTAAAGCACACTTAGAAATAAGACCCATGTTTCATTGGACAGACAAACGAATTAAAGGACATATTTGTTTATGCTATATCGCTTATACACTATTAAACTACACACTACAAAGAACCAATAAAAGCGGACTAAAACTCACAGAGAATACGCTAAGAACTACGCTAAATAAAATGCAAGTAAGCTTGTTACAACACAATAAAGAGCAAATCTATGTACGTTCAAGACCAACAGAAAACGAAATTGCACTTCAAAGAGCAATAGGTTTAATGCCATTACAACCCATCATTCCAAAAGACAAACTAACACTATAA
- a CDS encoding acyl-CoA thioesterase — MSSRKPCDTLNIQTELIMPGHANPIGNLMGGNLLCWMDVCSGISAIKHSGAYAVTASLDNVSFNLPIKVGDIVMLKSFVTRAFNTSMEVICEVYIKNVQTGTETKSHEAFFTFVGLDFDQKPVKVMAIEPETEREQVLYENALHRREIRLVQAGKLKASDSEYFKKILENER, encoded by the coding sequence ATGAGTTCGAGAAAACCTTGCGATACACTGAATATACAAACAGAATTAATTATGCCAGGACATGCCAATCCAATTGGTAATTTAATGGGTGGCAATTTATTGTGTTGGATGGATGTGTGTTCTGGAATTAGTGCTATAAAACATAGTGGTGCTTATGCAGTAACAGCATCTCTAGATAATGTTTCGTTTAATTTGCCTATAAAAGTTGGCGATATTGTAATGCTAAAATCATTTGTAACTAGAGCATTTAATACTTCTATGGAAGTAATTTGTGAAGTATATATAAAAAATGTACAAACTGGAACAGAAACAAAATCGCATGAGGCATTTTTTACTTTTGTAGGATTAGATTTTGACCAAAAACCAGTGAAAGTAATGGCAATTGAACCAGAAACAGAACGAGAACAAGTGTTGTACGAAAATGCTTTGCACAGAAGAGAAATTAGATTAGTACAAGCAGGAAAATTAAAAGCATCAGATAGTGAATATTTTAAAAAAATATTGGAAAATGAAAGATAA
- a CDS encoding SRPBCC family protein codes for MEKIHILQDFDAPIHNVFAFISNHNRWNEIFPAAYLRRVINSPDPKNINGVGSTRIVATFPFPFFETITQYQEDKYLEYKISSPSILKNHIGKMNFIALSDRKCRLDYTIEFDGVIPFSSFIIRNILEKEVGNGIRDLALKFKRNPNYY; via the coding sequence ATGGAAAAAATTCATATATTACAAGACTTTGATGCACCTATTCACAATGTATTTGCTTTTATTAGCAATCATAATAGGTGGAATGAAATTTTTCCTGCTGCGTATTTAAGACGCGTAATTAATAGTCCAGATCCTAAAAATATAAATGGTGTTGGTTCTACTAGAATTGTAGCTACTTTTCCTTTTCCTTTTTTTGAAACTATTACACAATATCAAGAAGATAAGTATTTAGAATATAAAATAAGTTCACCAAGTATACTTAAAAATCATATTGGTAAAATGAATTTTATTGCATTAAGCGATAGAAAATGTAGACTAGACTATACCATTGAATTTGATGGTGTAATTCCTTTTAGCAGTTTTATTATTAGAAATATCTTAGAGAAGGAAGTTGGCAATGGCATTAGAGATTTAGCATTAAAATTTAAGCGAAATCCAAATTATTATTGA
- a CDS encoding bifunctional phosphoribosyl-AMP cyclohydrolase/phosphoribosyl-ATP diphosphatase HisIE — MQADFTKQGGMLPAIVQDNETGKILMLAYMTEESLKITLETNRATFFSRSRNRIWTKGEESGNFLEVVSIELDCDKDTFLIKAKPRGPVCHKGTDTCWAEDNVQDFSFLHILEKVILDRKANPKEGSYTNSLLNKGINKIAQKVGEEAIEVVIEAKDDNKDLFLGESADLLYHFLVLLAAKGYSFNEVLAKLKSRHQ, encoded by the coding sequence ATGCAAGCGGATTTTACAAAACAAGGTGGAATGTTACCAGCAATTGTACAAGACAACGAAACTGGTAAAATATTAATGTTAGCTTATATGACAGAAGAATCTTTAAAGATTACACTAGAAACAAACAGAGCAACATTTTTTAGTAGAAGCAGAAATAGAATTTGGACAAAAGGTGAGGAGAGTGGCAACTTCTTAGAAGTAGTAAGCATTGAATTAGATTGCGATAAAGATACCTTTTTGATTAAAGCAAAACCAAGAGGACCAGTTTGTCATAAAGGAACAGATACTTGTTGGGCAGAAGACAATGTACAAGATTTTTCTTTTTTACATATTCTTGAAAAAGTTATTTTAGATAGAAAAGCTAATCCAAAAGAAGGTTCTTATACCAATAGTCTGTTAAATAAAGGCATAAATAAAATTGCTCAAAAAGTTGGAGAAGAAGCTATAGAAGTAGTCATAGAAGCTAAAGACGATAATAAAGATTTATTCTTGGGCGAATCAGCAGATTTATTATATCACTTTTTAGTTTTACTAGCAGCAAAAGGTTATTCGTTTAATGAAGTACTAGCCAAACTTAAAAGCAGGCATCAATAA
- a CDS encoding phosphopeptide-binding protein, with translation MKKILACSIIFFIAILFFISCRSAETKTKQKAIEDLGTPLITMKDKGITLKELYSPESFADASLQLMKSSNLEELDNNKIHLNFDVKNYTLGEQTDRTGIATCANSGQGQHIHCIVDNQPYTAHYTNDFSVDTKDGQHVVLCFLSRSYHESVKNPNAYILTSIITGKSRYTAKYANPRLNDPHLFYSRPKGTYVGEEVNDVLLDFFIVNCNLSEKGYKVKAQINDATFLITKWVPFFIEGMKMGENTITLTLLDKDNNVVDSQFNPVTRTVTLKEKADN, from the coding sequence ATGAAAAAGATACTAGCTTGTAGCATTATATTTTTTATCGCGATACTTTTTTTTATTTCTTGTAGAAGTGCAGAAACCAAAACCAAACAAAAAGCAATAGAAGATTTAGGTACACCTTTAATTACTATGAAAGACAAAGGCATTACACTAAAAGAACTGTATAGTCCAGAATCTTTTGCCGATGCAAGTTTGCAACTCATGAAATCATCTAATTTAGAAGAACTAGATAACAATAAAATTCATCTTAATTTTGATGTAAAAAATTATACACTTGGCGAGCAAACAGATAGAACAGGTATTGCAACTTGTGCCAATTCTGGTCAAGGTCAGCACATACACTGTATTGTAGATAATCAACCATATACAGCACATTATACCAATGATTTTAGTGTAGATACAAAAGATGGTCAGCATGTTGTATTGTGTTTTTTGTCTCGTTCTTATCACGAAAGTGTAAAAAATCCAAATGCATATATATTAACAAGTATTATAACTGGAAAAAGTAGATATACAGCAAAATATGCTAATCCACGATTAAATGACCCACATCTATTTTACAGCAGACCAAAAGGTACTTATGTTGGAGAAGAAGTAAACGATGTATTATTAGACTTTTTTATAGTTAATTGTAACTTATCTGAAAAAGGTTATAAAGTGAAAGCACAAATTAACGACGCTACATTTTTAATTACTAAATGGGTGCCATTTTTTATTGAAGGAATGAAAATGGGTGAAAATACCATTACACTTACTTTGCTAGATAAAGATAATAATGTAGTAGATAGCCAGTTCAATCCAGTAACAAGAACGGTTACATTAAAAGAAAAAGCAGATAATTAA